A stretch of Ammospiza caudacuta isolate bAmmCau1 chromosome 34, bAmmCau1.pri, whole genome shotgun sequence DNA encodes these proteins:
- the IZUMO1 gene encoding izumo sperm-egg fusion protein 1 produces the protein MVRAALWALLGAVWVWGLPGGAGGCVLCDPAAGAALGELLGPFLERALPAEPAARGRLGTLVLRGVLGLARLPRDPRSFMGVIDQATLEEASSNFRRTLSRVMSQDLQDQQIHQELLWAMREIKEDFERLMKRFQSQVYCPNKCGRMEVLWIECIFCNLTRFACNRGLDCGERQLWVEEGQDLVLDCALPWHGASHGAKTYSFYRHLESPGEAPEPSAPPPQPQGGSGTPAPPRARPPPAERLLRSGPEPVLQLQAAAAAAAGRYRCLMRGPTGKAGSQLHFNVTVLPRPRLQGPAPPPPRAPRGLPPAALAAIAVTTIATVLVAAGIAWFCLRRGDPRERQDPPQIKDQ, from the exons ATGGTGCGGGCGGCGCTGTGGGCCCTGCTGGGCGCcgtttgggtctgggggctgccCGGGGGGGCGGGGGGCTGCGTGCTGTGCGAccccgcggcgggggcggcgctcggggagctgctggggccgTTCCTGGAGCGGGCGCTGCCGGCCGAGCccgccgccagggggcgcctCGGGACCCTCGTGCTCCGcggggtgctggggctggcgcGGCTGCCGCGGGACCCCCGCAGCTTCATGGGGGTCATCG acCAGGCCACCCTGGAGGAAGCTTCCAGCAATTTCCGCCGGACGCTGAGCAGGGTCATGAGCCAGGACCTGCAAG ACCAGCAGatccaccaggagctgctctgggccatGAGAGAGATCAAGGAGGATTTTGAGCGGCTCATGAAGCGTTTCCAGAGCCagg TTTATTGCCCCAATAAATGCG GGCGGATGGAGGTGCTGTGGATCGAGTGCATCTTCTGCAACCTGACCCGCTTCGCCTGCAACCGCGGGCTGGACTGCGGCg aGCGGCAGCTGTGGGTGGAGGAGGGGCAGGACCTGGTGCTGGAttgtgccctgccctggcacggGGCGTCCCACGGGGCCAAGACCTACAGCTTCTACCGG CACCTGGAATCCCCCGGGGAGGCCCCCGAGCCCTcggcgccccctccccagccgCAGGGCGGCTCCGGGACCCCCGCCCCGCCCAGggcgcgccccccgcccgcggAGCGGCTGCTGCGGAGCGGCCCCGAGCcggtgctgcagctccaggcggcggcggcggcggccgcgggccgGTACCGGTGCCTCATGCGCGGCCCCACCGGCAAGGCGGGATCGCAGCTGCACTTCAACGTCACCG tgctgccccgCCCCCGGCTGCagggccccgccccgccccccccgcgcGCCCCCCGCGGGCTCCCCCCGGCCGCGCTCGCCGCCATCGCCGTCACGACTATCGCGACAGTGCTGGTGGCCGCGGGCATCGCATG GTTCTGCCTCCGGCGCggggacccccgggagcggcaggaccccccccaaataAAGGATCAGTGA